One genomic segment of Virgibacillus doumboii includes these proteins:
- a CDS encoding DUF5667 domain-containing protein, translating to MQLFEKIVKLAVSAVFVVSFTVTAGTGFVFADESDKPNDLTIKEADNETDVETTGEDKETMEEREAEEELPSLIPGDFFYFVKLMKENIQLAITLDDYKESQLLADFAAERIAEANALIKAGDKEEAADLLKKAVETQKEAEDMLNGTEETTGSKTEGEEGSTTVEGTATEENTDVEETDVEETTVEATDEEINEETEQVRINLANNIDALTAVLAKIDNPNAQAAIMKNIQKSFAKLAAKIEKRAGFTEESDDKSGEEDDSAEENETVEENSDSDANATLTISEKPYAKDDLNKQAQKEKEKEAEKLIKAQEKFAKAKAKAQEKAAKAKAKAAKKAEKAQQKAAEKAQKAKQKGNNNAAKGKGNGNSNGVGNANATKHANKN from the coding sequence ATGCAATTATTCGAGAAAATTGTCAAACTAGCAGTCAGTGCAGTGTTTGTCGTATCCTTTACGGTAACTGCCGGTACGGGTTTTGTATTTGCGGATGAGAGCGATAAACCGAATGACCTTACCATTAAGGAAGCAGACAATGAAACGGATGTTGAAACAACCGGGGAAGATAAGGAAACTATGGAAGAAAGAGAAGCGGAAGAAGAACTTCCATCATTAATTCCAGGAGACTTTTTCTATTTTGTAAAATTAATGAAAGAGAACATTCAATTAGCTATCACACTTGATGATTATAAAGAAAGTCAATTGCTGGCTGATTTTGCCGCAGAGCGAATTGCTGAAGCAAATGCATTAATTAAAGCTGGAGACAAAGAGGAAGCTGCCGATTTATTGAAAAAGGCTGTTGAAACACAGAAAGAAGCCGAAGATATGCTGAATGGCACTGAGGAAACAACGGGAAGTAAAACAGAAGGTGAAGAGGGTTCCACAACTGTAGAAGGTACTGCAACTGAAGAAAATACGGATGTGGAAGAAACAGATGTGGAAGAAACAACAGTAGAAGCAACAGACGAGGAAATAAATGAAGAAACAGAACAGGTACGAATCAACCTCGCCAACAATATTGATGCATTAACAGCTGTTCTGGCAAAAATCGATAATCCGAATGCACAGGCAGCCATTATGAAAAACATTCAAAAGTCATTTGCAAAGCTGGCAGCAAAAATTGAAAAACGTGCCGGGTTCACTGAGGAATCAGATGACAAATCAGGGGAAGAAGACGATTCTGCTGAGGAAAACGAGACCGTTGAGGAAAATAGTGATTCCGATGCAAATGCAACATTGACAATTTCTGAAAAGCCATATGCAAAAGATGATCTTAATAAGCAGGCACAAAAGGAAAAAGAGAAAGAAGCTGAAAAACTGATCAAAGCCCAGGAAAAATTTGCAAAAGCGAAGGCAAAGGCTCAGGAGAAAGCTGCAAAAGCTAAAGCTAAAGCCGCAAAGAAAGCTGAGAAAGCACAACAAAAAGCAGCCGAAAAAGCTCAAAAAGCAAAACAAAAAGGCAATAATAACGCGGCAAAAGGAAAAGGCAATGGGAATTCAAATGGCGTTGGGAACGCTAATGCCACAAAACATGCGAATAAAAATTAA
- the crcB gene encoding fluoride efflux transporter CrcB has product MKLLLVMIGGFFGAISRFALGEWIHTTNGFPLGTFLINLIGCFLLGWFLTFVSQKKKIKPEITLTIGTGFIGSFTTFSTFSVETLQLIQQGLFSLGLLYISATTILGLVLAYSGRKLALRKERAGDVA; this is encoded by the coding sequence ATGAAATTATTATTAGTGATGATTGGCGGTTTCTTCGGAGCTATATCAAGATTTGCTTTAGGCGAATGGATACATACAACAAATGGGTTTCCTTTGGGTACCTTTCTAATCAATCTTATTGGTTGCTTTCTTTTGGGGTGGTTTCTGACATTCGTCAGCCAAAAGAAAAAAATAAAACCTGAAATTACACTGACAATTGGAACAGGATTTATCGGTTCATTTACAACCTTCTCAACCTTTTCAGTAGAAACCCTTCAATTAATTCAGCAAGGGCTTTTTTCTCTCGGATTACTCTATATATCTGCTACTACTATATTAGGATTGGTATTGGCTTATTCAGGCCGGAAATTAGCTTTGCGAAAAGAAAGAGCGGGTGATGTGGCATGA
- a CDS encoding DUF3888 domain-containing protein has protein sequence MRIQLVTVIFIGLISILLSFTVQAEEGNSNVNKEFNMDLTGYKQYSFGSFNQLGHEITPLAQLYFRIVQREQEWIEEPRLYIKGKKGYVHLWKKDGTNVLYQVEKQTNDMWEVINVNRKKIDRIPVSKKHLKKALIERLVEPISKAIHNYYGEYKLWSRSFEKVLKIDKDKHDNLLYVTVQVQTFEGAHNPPYGEETITFRLKGNEVEVVNFKHRDIPKEEWKRLELR, from the coding sequence ATGAGAATTCAATTAGTTACTGTTATTTTCATTGGTTTAATAAGTATTTTACTATCTTTTACAGTCCAGGCAGAAGAAGGAAACAGCAATGTAAACAAGGAATTTAATATGGATTTGACAGGGTATAAACAATATTCTTTTGGTTCTTTTAATCAATTAGGACATGAAATAACCCCACTTGCTCAACTATATTTTCGAATTGTACAAAGAGAGCAAGAATGGATTGAAGAGCCCCGACTTTACATCAAGGGAAAAAAAGGATATGTTCATCTTTGGAAGAAAGACGGTACAAATGTACTCTATCAAGTTGAAAAACAAACAAATGATATGTGGGAAGTAATCAATGTAAACAGGAAGAAAATTGACAGAATACCGGTATCAAAGAAACATCTTAAAAAAGCATTAATTGAACGTTTAGTCGAACCAATCAGTAAAGCTATTCATAATTATTACGGTGAGTACAAACTTTGGTCCCGGAGTTTTGAAAAAGTACTTAAAATTGATAAAGATAAACATGATAATCTTTTATATGTAACCGTTCAAGTCCAAACGTTTGAAGGTGCCCATAACCCGCCATATGGTGAAGAAACAATTACCTTCAGGTTAAAAGGAAATGAAGTTGAGGTTGTTAATTTTAAACATAGGGACATCCCAAAGGAAGAGTGGAAAAGATTGGAGCTACGGTAA
- the crcB gene encoding fluoride efflux transporter CrcB, with amino-acid sequence MIWFIGIGGSLGAAVRYLLGNLISGRTQNPFPLGTWIINITGSFLLGYLAQLHLTNQISEWLWLFGGVGFCGAYTTFSTFGHETITLILSKKVKFAVVYVVTSIVVGIISAAIGFYI; translated from the coding sequence ATGATTTGGTTTATCGGAATTGGTGGTTCGTTGGGCGCCGCAGTACGGTATTTGTTAGGCAACCTGATTAGTGGAAGAACGCAAAATCCTTTTCCATTGGGAACCTGGATCATTAATATCACTGGCTCATTTTTACTTGGTTACCTTGCTCAACTTCATCTTACAAACCAAATTAGTGAGTGGCTATGGTTATTTGGCGGTGTTGGATTTTGTGGAGCGTACACAACTTTCTCCACTTTTGGACATGAAACCATAACCTTGATACTTTCCAAAAAGGTAAAATTTGCGGTTGTTTATGTCGTAACATCAATTGTGGTGGGGATAATTTCAGCAGCGATTGGCTTCTATATTTGA